tttttcatggtaATATATCACACTCActcacactcacacacaagcacacaaacatacagaTAAATCTCACATACAATTTATATTCTAattatctctctctctcactctcacACTAACACTCACACAATTATACATACCTTTATTAATTCATCGTTTATGAATTAACAAAGGtatgattaaaatttaaatgtggTGTAATTAATTATGTGGGAGGGGGTGTTGTAATTTCaatgtcattgtttttctgttattgttgttgttgttgtttcatcagtattcatcaaatgtatgcctgtatatatgtgtgtgtgtgtgcatgtttaAATtgtattaattaatttttgtatAAATGTTTATAACAATTTCTTTGTAAATGTTTCATGTATTTTGATAgattttataatcaattcaCTTGTATCATATTGTTGtaatcaaacttttttttgacaatgtTGATCGATGagatttctttctttcattattgccatcaatgatgttgtttcattgttgttaaaaGACAGATAAATTTTGTTGCCAACATGCAgtatgattgattattaatataaGGATATGGATTGAGATATTTATTCGGAATTGATCGATCAAATGtcataatttcatcattctgtggcaaaaaaataagaaatgaataatttttgtaaataaattattctgaaacatttttgttaacataatcatgatcaaaatgtttcatttgtaaAACATGTGGTATCATTGTCGTTTTGGTGGacgaaacattttcattatcgacATTAATTATTCCATTACTATACATTGTAAAGAAATAGGAATGCAACAATTGGTTACCCATTTTTATTGCCCACTTATGAGAATGTCAATTATGACAAACACATAAGAGTACTTAttgtttataaaaaaatgatgattgatttatatatgtaAAACTTACCAGGAAGCGGTAGCTGTATTATGTTGAATCTGAGCATTTCCAAACATTTGCTGTTCCGTTggattcaatgtttgttggCCACTTTGTTGTAAAGTTGTTAATTGTGATTTGACACGTTTAATTTCACGCAAAGCAAAGGCAATGGTGCTACGAACtttattcgattttgaaCGTTTACCACGAGCAAGCATTTGCTGTACTTGAGGCAATTCACATAATGTTAACATATCGGCACCAAATACATTGGCTAAATCGCCAATTAAACCGGCAGCCGATGATATAATGCTATCAGGTAATTCTTCCCATCGACTTGCAAGTGtcattaaaaattgattgatgagcAGAATATGTGGCTGTAAAACTTGAATACATTTAGGATTTGGTCGTTCTTCATCGCCTTTTAATGCTTGTACAATGCCAGTATAGGCAAGTAGAATGGAATCCCAAAGATCGTTCAGATAATCTACAAGCTCATAATTGACATGATTACAAGAATTTGCTTTTGGCATTTGTTGAACGCTTGTGTTGACCGCATCGACCAATGTTTGTAAGAcatgattcaaatatttttcgaATTTAAATCCAATCGCCAAAGCAATGTCACCGAAAACTTTCAATACTTCAGATTTAACTTTTGGAATCAGATTACTTTGAAGAACTTCGgttaaaacaacaatcaattcatcggAGAATTGAGCAATGTCATTTTTTAACGAATGACATAGATCCGAAACGATACCAATGGAAATCGAGCAAAGCTGAGAATTCTGATAGCTTTTCAAACCGAGGAATAGATAATTTTTAAAAGTTGgcaaataatttaaaaatccTTTTTCCAAAACTTCGGCCAATGTACCTGCCACAAGCAATGCATCTTCACTTACATTACCAGTTTTTGCTattatcaaaaagaaaaaaaaattataaaatcaatgtgaaaaaaattaaataaaactTACAACTAAATCCAAGAATATGGATCATTGCAGTCATGATAGCATCGGATATTTTAGGACCATCTTCAGGAATCATTTTTCGTAACACAGATTGTAGTGCCGAACAAAGTAACGATTGTAATTCCAATAGATTTTGATCCATGTTTCCCGTATTCTCCAAagaaacaaacgaacgattTAGACGatccaaaatgatcattgttgtttgccGTACAATTTCATAACAATTTTGTGGACTATTTCTTATCATTTCCATTATGGCTTCGTATGCCGATGAACGTAGATTGTTCATCAAAGCATCCGGTCTTTCGGTACATTGAAGTAAATGATTTatgatatattgaaaatattcagaCAATGCATTTGATCGTGGATTTTCATCCACACCTTCTGCATTACATGCAATATCATTGGCACTTTCcgataatgaattgaatgccAAACATGAATGAACTGCAACACGTGGTTCAGATTCAAGACTTTTGATCAAGACATCCACAACTAATTTTAGTATATCGGGCTTGAAAATTACTTCGGACACTTGTTGACAAATGACTGATAGCACCCACATGGTAGTGTCACGAACACAGACAGAATCGTCTCGAGTAAAATTTATAACCGTAGGTAATGCTTCCGTTACAATTGGTATTAATTGAATCTGTGATGGGCCTTCCAGTATTGAACCTAAAGCCATCATGGCTGCTTCACGATGATGCCAATCAGGACTGCCGATATTTGATACAATAAAAGGCAATACAAACTGTGGAATATCATCGCCAGTACAATTAGCTAACAATGCTAAACAGACTGATGCTGCTTTACATGGATTccattcatcttcatctgaatcttcttcttgttgtgttaataatttaaatataaatggAAGCAGAAATTGTAGTGCACCTTTTGCATAAAATTTGGATGTGCGTTGTGGTGGACGACCTTGTTCTTGGGCATCAATTGCTTCATATTGTAATTCAATCTCTTCTTCGCATACATTCGACCAAAATTCGATACCTTGTAAGCAAATATTGGGATGTGAACTTTTAATTGCTTGCATTGTGATTGGAAACAATGCCACACGCATATAGTGTTCCATATGTTGATAGAATAATGACATTATTTTCACCAAACATTGTAATGCGGCCACCTGAACATTGGGATCCTGACATTGTGTTGCTTCACAAACCACTTGCATTATATAATGTCTTTCATTTTCTGTATCAAAATTTGCTTTAATATAATCCAACGAATTCAACAAAGCAGTTGTGGCGGTCAATTTAACGGCATTGGATGGTTCATCTTTACGCATATTATTTACAATAGCCGTCaacatttcattcgattgtcCCACTAATAATGAAGGATTAACCTCTTGACGAATATAACCGATTGCTTCCAATGTagcaacttttttttgttcatcaacatctGGTCTAGTTGCATTATCTGttaataatttgatcaaatctGGCCAAAAATTGTGCATCAATTCAATGGCGGCTATGTATGCAACACATtgtgatgatgctgatggaCGACCAGTTTCGGTGCCAAGACTATTGATGACATTAATTTTAATCTGATCACGACATTCTTTTGGTAACGATAACCATTGTTGCTGTAGACGTGTTCTTTCTGTTTCATCTTTTGATGTTAGCTGATTTTTGAGTTGAAGACCGGCCAACATACGAACATagccattgatttttttattgaccAAAACTTCTGATAATGATTTGAGATATTCGGGCTGtaagaacaaaaataataaataatgaaaatcgatcaatataaaaatataacTTACCAAATTTGAGCGACAAAATTGTTCCAACAAATCATAAGCTTgtcgaatttcattttggtctgtaataataacgaaaaattaaatatataaagaatGGATAAAATTTCTAAATACAAACCTTGAGAGATGGCTTTCTCAAGAATCTGAAGAATAGTCATTGTTCGTaaagtttttgttgaattcgAACAAAAAACCGATAAAatctattctattctattatGACGCTTGTATTTATTAAATTaacaaattgtcaaaaatgactctaatgattgaaaaaaatttccttgaTTTAATTAGTTAAAAATTAGTTTAAAACAATAGTAtcgaaaaatatgaatggtATGATCGATACCacgttgtttttgtcataAGCCGGCAACCAATATTTCTTCTAagttattatgatgataatgatggtgatgatggaagaatgcgaaaaaaaatgccggTGATATATAGTTATATGAAGTTGGAAGAAAAAACGCcttatatattgattataattaatcaatcaattaaatgaaacacagaaaaatattattattatttttttttttttttgaaaacactacaaaaattaatgatgatgatgatgatgaacaataatacaagtaaaatgaaaatggaaaaaaaacgttggACAGAAAAAAGGCGGATAAGACGTaaagatgaaacaaaacgagCTAATAacggccaatttttttttaagcgagtaataataaagagaaaaagaaaatgagcGCTATCACATCGTCTCAATgccacaacacacacacac
This is a stretch of genomic DNA from Dermatophagoides farinae isolate YC_2012a chromosome 2, ASM2471394v1, whole genome shotgun sequence. It encodes these proteins:
- the LOC124499113 gene encoding LOW QUALITY PROTEIN: uncharacterized protein LOC124499113 (The sequence of the model RefSeq protein was modified relative to this genomic sequence to represent the inferred CDS: deleted 2 bases in 1 codon; substituted 2 bases at 2 genomic stop codons), whose amino-acid sequence is MATGNFSRLQIKKILLYTTGTGVVGYAGYRLINQRDVVADTQQNDFEEQKKKLIPLKILPSRMDMLNKLKEPNKIYDVLVIGGGATGCGVALDSTTRGLSTALVELDDFSSGTSSRSTKLIHGGVRYLQKAILKLDYDQYHMVREALQERANLLDIAPHLSSALPIMLPVYKWWQVPYFWVGIKAYDFVAGSRNLKSSYFLSKKNALELFPMLKSESLKGAIVYYDGQHNDARMNIAIALSAARYGATVANHVAVVSLRKDPETGKLIGARLKDQMTNEEWDVQAKVIINATGPFTDSIRQMSDSTQRKICQPSIGVHIVLPGYYSPSSMGLLDPATSDGRVIFFLPWEKWTIAGTTDRSCEVTHHPSPTEQDIQFILNEIRHYLSGTIDVRRGDVMSAWAGIRPLVLDPSKPNTESIARNHIIDVCKNSGLVTVAGGKWTTYRVMAEEAVDAAINDNPDTLGHAGKCMTLGLKLEGGQGWTPTMHINLVQDYGLEEDVAIHLATTYGDKAKSVARLAELTGKRWPVVGRRLHTEFPYLEAEVRYAIREYASTAVDVIARRTRLAFLNVQATEEVLPRIVEIMSEELKWGKKQQEEELKNAKEFLNSEMGRSVNQMIRSQLPISMSKDEINQLSKRFHELDRDRKGYIGINDLRRSLKDQGVKVTDDDLHLILSEVDLNQNGRIEFGEYLELMSCIKNGVVVHNRFAKALNLESRISVERSGGGKCHIPVVFCAALERPLAAADDVPVRRCLTVPPPPPPPVARPPPIALGDLPPAPTDVELGEAGYLTKMKFDKLMICWNNFVAQIWXVIFLYXSIFILLFLFLQPEYLKSLSEVLVNKKINGYVRMLAGLQLKNQLTSKDETERTRLQQQWLSLPKECRDQIKINVINSLGTETGRPSASSQCVAYIAAIELMHNFWPDLIKLLTDNATRPDVDEQKKVATLEAIGYIRQEVNPSLLVGQSNEMLTAIVNNMRKDEPSNAVKLTATTALLNSLDYIKANFDTENERHYIMQVVCEATQCQDPNVQVAALQCLVKIMSLFYQHMEHYMRVALFPITMQAIKSSHPNICLQGIEFWSNVCEEEIELQYEAIDAQEQGRPPQRTSKFYAKGALQFLLPFIFKLLTQQEEDSDEDEWNPCKAASVCLALLANCTGDDIPQFVLPFIVSNIGSPDWHHREAAMMALGSILEGPSQIQLIPIVTEALPTVINFTRDDSVCVRDTTMWVLSVICQQVSEVIFKPDILKLVVDVLIKSLESEPRVAVHSCLAFNSLSESANDIACNAEGVDENPRSNALSEYFQYIINHLLQCTERPDALMNNLRSSAYEAIMEMIRNSPQNCYEIVRQTTMIILDRLNRSFVSLENTGNMDQNLLELQSLLCSALQSVLRKMIPEDGPKISDAIMTAMIHILGFTKTGNVSEDALLVAGTLAEVLEKGFLNYLPTFKNYLFLGLKSYQNSQLCSISIGIVSDLCHSLKNDIAQFSDELIVVLTEVLQSNLIPKVKSEVLKVFGDIALAIGFKFEKYLNHVLQTLVDAVNTSVQQMPKANSCNHVNYELVDYLNDLWDSILLAYTGIVQALKGDEERPNPKCIQVLQPHILLINQFLMTLASRWEELPDSIISSAAGLIGDLANVFGADMLTLCELPQVQQMLARGKRSKSNKVRSTIAFALREIKRVKSQLTTLQQSGQQTLNPTEQQMFGNAQIQHNTATASW